The following proteins come from a genomic window of Lolium rigidum isolate FL_2022 chromosome 5, APGP_CSIRO_Lrig_0.1, whole genome shotgun sequence:
- the LOC124656969 gene encoding acyl-[acyl-carrier-protein] desaturase 4, chloroplastic-like, with translation MSTLKCFPHGLAMPAPAHPSSWYGSRVARRSGGRWASKATVTTSFERTMAGMAPAPEQVETMRCLGLGGWVEEQLLPLLAPVEDAWQPSDLLPCFSLSAAAAAGSTDQQQPAMTMTTEELQARAADVPDDMMVCLVGNMVTEEALPTYMCMGNRVAGSCDETGCSDLPWARWLRGWTAEENRHGDLLNRYLYLSGRVDMRQVERTVHYLLRNGMQMLRPSSPYHNAVYGAFQERATFISHSRTARHAARHGDRCLAKICGVVAADEKRHETAYAKVSAKLFEVDPDGMVRALAAVLRDKITMPGQLMTDGRDADLFAHFSAVAQRADVYTARDYGDMVEHFVRRWKVADLAGGQLSGEGRRAQDYVCGMPRKIRRMEELAHDRAIKAAKEPEFARFSWVFDRSVCIRA, from the exons ATGAGCACGCTCAAGTGTTTCCCGCACGGTCTGGCCATGCCGGCACCGGCGCATCCAAGCAGCTG GTATGGGAGCCGGGTTGCGAGAAGATCCGGTGGGAGATGGGCCAGCAAAGCCACCGTGACGACTAGTTTCGAGCGCACCATGGCGGGGATGGCGCCGGCCCCTGAGCAGGTGGAGACGATGCGGTGTCTGGGCTTGGGAGGATGGGTGGAGGAGCAGCTTCTGCCGCTCCTCGCCCCGGTGGAGGACGCGTGGCAGCCCAGCGACCTGCTCCCCTGCTTCTCCCTCTCTGCAGCAGCTGCAGCAGGCTCTACCGACCAGCAGCAGCcggcgatgacgatgacgacggaGGAGCTGCAGGCCCGAGCCGCCGACGTGCCGGACGACATGATGGTGTGCCTGGTGGGCAACATGGTGACGGAGGAGGCGCTGCCGACGTACATGTGCATGGGCAACCGCGTGGCGGGGTCCTGCGACGAGACCGGCTGCAGCGACCTCCCCTGGGCCCGCTGGCTCCGCGGCTGGACGGCTGAGGAGAACCGCCACGGCGACCTCCTCAACCGCTACCTCTACCTCTCCGGCCGCGTCGACATGCGCCAGGTGGAGCGGACCGTCCACTACCTCCTCCGCAACGGCATGCAGATGCTCAGGCCGTCCAGCCCCTACCACAACGCCGTCTACGGCGCCTTCCAGGAGCGCGCCACCTTCATCTCCCACTCCCGCACCGCCAGGCATGCCGCGCGCCACGGCGACCGCTGCCTCGCCAAGATCTGCGGTgtcgtcgccgccgacgagaAGCGCCACGAGACGGCCTACGCCAAGGTGTCCGCCAAGCTCTTCGAGGTCGACCCGGACGGGATGGTGCGCGCGCTGGCCGCCGTCCTGCGCGACAAGATCACCATGCCCGGCCAGCTCATGACCGACGGACGCGACGCCGACCTCTTTGCACACTTCTCGGCGGTGGCGCAGCGCGCCGATGTGTACACGGCGAGGGACTAcggcgacatggtggagcacttcGTGCGGAGGTGGAAGGTGGCCGACCTCGCCGGGGGACAGCTGTCCGGCGAGGGACGCCGCGCGCAGGACTACGTGTGCGGGATGCCGCGGAAGATCCGCCGGATGGAGGAGCTGGCCCACGACCGTGCGATCAAAGCCGCCAAAGAGCCCGAGTTCGCTAGGTTCAGCTGGGTCTTCGACAGGTCCGTTTGCATAAGAGCCTGA